In the Helianthus annuus cultivar XRQ/B chromosome 11, HanXRQr2.0-SUNRISE, whole genome shotgun sequence genome, one interval contains:
- the LOC110863966 gene encoding non-specific lipid-transfer protein-like, with the protein MTRPTLAPGGQHLGAMLRVPNERGPVPPACCGGVKGLNNAAKLTPDRQTACGCLKSVYASNSGINLGFASDLPGKCGVNIPYKISPSTDCSTVH; encoded by the exons atgacccgaccgaCCTTGGCGCCAGGTGGTCAGCACCTTGGCGCCATGCTTAGGGTACCTAATGAAAGGGGTCCTGTGCCACCGGCTTGTTGTGGTGGAGTTAAAGGACTCAATAATGCTGCAAAGTTGACTCCTGACCGTCAGACTGCCTGCGGATGCTTAAAGAGTGTGTATGCCTCCAACTCGGGCATTAATCTCGGCTTTGCAAGCGACCTCCCGGGGAAGTGCGGTGTCAACATCCCTTATAAGATCAGCCCTAGCACCGACTGCTCCAC TGTTCATTAA